From Algiphilus sp.:
ATCCAATGCGGCTCGCGGTCCGTCAGATAATGGAGGATCCAGAGATCCAGAGAGATCTGGATGGAATTGCAGGACGCGTGCGGGATCGACTCTCCGAGGTCGCAGATGGGACCTTAGAAAAACTCAATGAGATGAATCCGGAACTTGCCAAGTCCCTCAGCCCGCGGATTCCGCCTACGGAAGAGCTAAAGTGGGCCGACGTATTCAAAAACGTTTCGGTAACCGGTGATGAAGAGATTCCGCTAAACAAGCGCGGTAGCGGAGTAAAGCGATTGGTTCTCCTCAACTTCTTCAGAGCCGAAGCAGACCGCCGCCAGCGTGAGGCTGGCGGGCAATATGTCGTCTATGCAATCGAAGAGCCGGAGACGTCCCAGCATCCCGACCACCAACGACTTCTTACGAATGCGCTGGCCAAAGTGGCGGAATCTGAGGGCAGCCAGGTAATACTCACAACTCATAGCCCGGAAATCGTGAAGCAACTCCGTTTCGACGATCTGCTTTTAATATCTGGGCAAGAGCAGCGGTGCGTGAATCCTGTCAAGGAAAAGGATCTTCCGTACCCAAGCTTGAACGAAGTTAATTATGTGGCGTTCGGGGAAGCTTCGGCCGAGTATCACAATGAGCTGTACGGGCATATCGAAGAATGTGGGCGGCTGACTGAGTATAACCGAGACAAGCCAACGATCACTTACCGGCGAGAGCGGAGAGGCGCGGTAGTCGAAGAGCAGAAGACGCTGACGGAGTATATTCGGCATCAGATACACCATCCAGAAAACACGCACAACGACCGCTACTCGAGTGAGGCTCTCGAGGAATCTATCGGCACGATGCGGGAGTTTATTCGAACGCAAGTTGGTGCTGGTGCGGAGATATAACTAGCGGCTTCAGCCGACCGCTCAACCGCTATGCGGTTTCGCAGAGACTGAGCCATGTCGTTGGATTGTTTTTCGGGGCAGTAGGGAGTCGCGCAGATGAATAAAATAACGGAAGGAAGGATTGACACATATCCAGGCCCAGTGCCTACACGAGATATATCCTACTTTTTGTACTTGTTCCGTGCGGTTTATGTCGCTGGAGTAGAGGCTGGTTACGATAGGATTCCCGATGAGCAATTGACTGACGATCTTATCAAGAGTGCTGTTTCGAAAATCGCCGCATCGATCAAGAACATACCAAGGGAAGAACTTTCGCGCCTCGCCACTAGGCGCCTGCCAGATGAACTCGAACTCGCGCTCGATGATATTGTTCGGGAGAACCCGATCCGAGTGACTTTCTGTGCAGCCACACTGGCGCTTACTGCCGCCGTGATATTGTCTGGTGGGAGTTTCGAATTCGGGCCATTGAAGGTTGAACTTCCCCCGCTTGGCGAAGGTGTCCAAGAGCTCCGGCAGGCTTTTGGGCGACCAGAAAACGACCCGAAACCCCGAGGTAATGATGATGGCCCTCCCTCATTGGGAATGTAAAATCCAATAACGCACGTCATCCGACGCCGTGACCGCCACGCGGTTCCGGCGCGGCTGAGCGCCACGTTAAACAGAAGTCCGCTATTGGCACAAAGCGGACATCACCGCGAGCAACGCGTCGGGGGCCTCCTCTACCCGTGAAGGCAACAGGCCACTTTCGCGGCCCTCGCGCACCCGTGTCGCGCCAACCGCCCGCTACTCGAGTGACGCCCTGACCTCTTCTGCAGCGCGAATGCCGGACTGCAGCGCGCCGTCGAGGTAGCCGGTCCATTCCGTGGCGGTTTCGGTGCCGGCCCAGTGAATCAGGCCGCAGGGTTCGCGGATGGCGCTGCCGTAGAGGGTCATGACGCCGGGCGGGGTGTGGGCCACGTAGCCACCCAGGCTCCAGGGTTCCTGGATCCAGTCCTGGTCGATGTAGCCGATGGGGTTGGCGGCGTCGGGGCCGAAGTAGGCTTCGAGGTCGGCCACGGCCTGGCGGCGGCGCGCGGCCTCGCCTTCCGCGCTCATCGCCACGGCGTGGGCGCCGTCCATGAAGCCGACAAGCATGCCGATGCTTTCGTCGGGCGGGGTCTGGTCGAAGACGACGTTGAAGTGGTGCCGGTTGCTGACGGCGGTGCCGTTGAAGCCCTGGCCGCGCCAGAACGGGGTTTCGTAGGCCACGTGCACCTTGATGACCGCGCCCATCGGCATGCGCTGCAGCAGGCCCAGCCGGCGCGCGGGCAGCGGCACGGCGTAGTCCACGCCGGCGGCCAGCGCGGGCGGGACGGCCATGATCAGGCGCCGGCCGACGAAGGTGCCCCGGGGCGTGGTCACGCGGACGCGGTCCTGCTCCTGCTGCACCGCCTGCACGGGGGCTTCGAGGACGAGCCGGTCGCCGAGGCGCTCGGCCATGATGCGCGGGATCTGCCACGCGCCGCCCACGAACTTGTCCTGCTGGGCGCCGCCCTCGATGCCGATCAGCGCTTCGAGACCATGGCCCTGCCGCATGTATTCCAGGAGGCAGAGATAGGACACCTGCCCGGGCTCGGCGCAGAGCAGCGCACGGGTGACGATGCGCAGGAACTCGCGGGCGGCGTGTGTGCGCACGTGCTTGCAGATCCAGCTCTCGACGGATTCGGCGTCCCACGCGGCGGCTCGGTCGGCGGACCAGGGCGCGCCGGGCGGCAGGGTGCGGACTTCGCGCTGCCAGCGGCGCTCCAGCAGCCCGAGCTCGAGCAGCGAGCGCCAGGGCAGCTTCGGGATGTCCGACGCGTAGGCCTGTCGCTTGCCGTCGAACCACAGGATGCTGCGGCCTTCCTGGTACTGCGGATACGTGCGGACGCCGAGCGCTTCGGCTTCCTTCAACAGCAGCTTCTGATCCGGGCCGACCCACTGCCCGCCCAGATCGATGGTCTGGCCGCAGAGAGTGCCGGGCTTCGAGCGACCGCCGACGCGGTCGCGCGCTTCCAGCAGCACGACGTCGCGGCCGGCAGCAGTGAGCTCGCCGGCGGCCTTCAGGCCGGCGAAGCCGGCGCCCACCACGATGGCGTCCCGGGTGATGTCGGTGTCCTGCATGGCGTTACCTGCTCTGCGCGATCGCGGTTTGAGTTTATTGAACGCGTTTATTAAAATCAACGCGATGAGCACGGGGCGCAGCCAACCATCGCGGCGGGGCCGGCCGGCGCGCAGCACCGAGCAGGCGGAAGCCGACCGCAGCCGCATCATCGCCTCGGCACGGGCGCTGTTCGCCGCCGAGGGCTACGCCGGGGTGTCGGTGCGCAAGATCGCCGCCGGCGCCGGCTGCTCGCCGGCCGCGGTCTACACGGTGTTCCCGAGCAAGCGCCGGATCCTGCACTCGATCTGGGAGCAGATATTCGCGTCCCTGATGACGGCGCTCGAACGCACGCACGCGCAGACGACCGGTCCGGACCGGCTGGAAGCGCTGTGCCTGAGCTTCATCGATTTCTGGCTGCAGCGCCCGGACGACTACCGCGCCATCTTCCTCATCGAGGACCGGCCGCAGGGGACGCAGGACGGCTTCTTCGTGGACAGCTCCGCCGCCCTGCCGCGCATGGCCATCCTGCGGCAGAGCATCGAGGACGCGCAGCGCCGCGGCGAGATCCGGGCGGATGACCCGGACCACATCGGCAATGTCCTGCTCTGCGGGCTGCAGGGCATCGCCCTCAACCTCATCACGATTCCGGAGTACCCCTGGGGCGATCCGGAGCGGCTCAAGCGCGACACCATCCGCACGCTGCTCGCCGGCCTGCGCTGACGGCGGACCGGCCGCGGGGGCCGGCCCGCCCTCGCCCTACCAGCCATATTCGGCCAGCTTCATCTTCACCATCAGCCGCAGGAAGTCCCAAACGGCCGCCACCTGATCCCACGCCGAGGGCTCGGCCTCGGCGCGCTGGCGGATGTAGTGCCGCAGGGCGGCGGTCTCCGCGTCGCTCAGCTCCGGGAAGTCGGGCATGCCGCGGCCGAGCAGCGCGCCGTCGCGGACGATGGCATCGAAGCTTTCGGCGGACAGCGGGACCGCGGAGGCGCGCAGGTCGGGCGCGTAGCCGCCGGCGATGGCGGCGGTGCCGTGGCAGATGACGCACAGGCGCCCGAACACCTTCTTGCCCTGCTCGGCCTTGGCGGCGTCGACCACGAAGTCGCTGCCCGGCAGCGGCTCGGGCCGCCCCGGCGCGGGGGACTCGGGCAGCTCGGCGTCGCCGTCCAGCGCGAACACCAGCAGGCGCCGCGGATGCTCGCGCCCGACCCAGCCGTGCTGCGCGCCGAGCGAGCCCAGCAGCATCTGGCTGCCGCCCCAGCCGGCGAGGATGGCAACGTACTGGCGGCCGTCGACGCTGAAGGTCATGGGCGCGGCCTGGGTGCCCACGCCCATGTCGTAGGCCCACAGCGCCTCGCCTGTGCCGGCGTCGTGCGCCTGGAGCTGGCCGTCGGCGCGGCCCTGGAACACCAGGCCGCCGGCCGTGACGATGACGCCGCCGTTGACCACGCCGGGGGTCTCGACCTCCCAGGTTCGGGTCTGGGTCACCGGATTCCACGCTTCCAGCTTGCTGCTGCCGGCGCTGGCCGGGATGTCGTCGTAGAACCCCTTGAGACCCATGGGATCCTTGCTGGTCAGCTTCCAGGTCTTGGGCTCGCGTCCCTCGTCGTTGTAGTAGCCCGGCATCTCGCGGGTGGGGATGTAGGTCAGCCCGGTGTCGGGGCTGAAGGCCATCGGGTGCCAGTTGTGCACGCCGCCGGAGCCGGGCCAGATCAGCGCCTCGCCGTCCTCGTAGCGCGCGCCCGGCACCTCGACGGGA
This genomic window contains:
- a CDS encoding ATP-binding protein, whose product is MRPAGQAELKFDECDIDVAKLETKQIWERLRSYLPLYTLFRSDRENTESDSEVQDPMRLAVRQIMEDPEIQRDLDGIAGRVRDRLSEVADGTLEKLNEMNPELAKSLSPRIPPTEELKWADVFKNVSVTGDEEIPLNKRGSGVKRLVLLNFFRAEADRRQREAGGQYVVYAIEEPETSQHPDHQRLLTNALAKVAESEGSQVILTTHSPEIVKQLRFDDLLLISGQEQRCVNPVKEKDLPYPSLNEVNYVAFGEASAEYHNELYGHIEECGRLTEYNRDKPTITYRRERRGAVVEEQKTLTEYIRHQIHHPENTHNDRYSSEALEESIGTMREFIRTQVGAGAEI
- a CDS encoding TetR/AcrR family transcriptional regulator — its product is MSTGRSQPSRRGRPARSTEQAEADRSRIIASARALFAAEGYAGVSVRKIAAGAGCSPAAVYTVFPSKRRILHSIWEQIFASLMTALERTHAQTTGPDRLEALCLSFIDFWLQRPDDYRAIFLIEDRPQGTQDGFFVDSSAALPRMAILRQSIEDAQRRGEIRADDPDHIGNVLLCGLQGIALNLITIPEYPWGDPERLKRDTIRTLLAGLR
- a CDS encoding FAD-dependent oxidoreductase, yielding MQDTDITRDAIVVGAGFAGLKAAGELTAAGRDVVLLEARDRVGGRSKPGTLCGQTIDLGGQWVGPDQKLLLKEAEALGVRTYPQYQEGRSILWFDGKRQAYASDIPKLPWRSLLELGLLERRWQREVRTLPPGAPWSADRAAAWDAESVESWICKHVRTHAAREFLRIVTRALLCAEPGQVSYLCLLEYMRQGHGLEALIGIEGGAQQDKFVGGAWQIPRIMAERLGDRLVLEAPVQAVQQEQDRVRVTTPRGTFVGRRLIMAVPPALAAGVDYAVPLPARRLGLLQRMPMGAVIKVHVAYETPFWRGQGFNGTAVSNRHHFNVVFDQTPPDESIGMLVGFMDGAHAVAMSAEGEAARRRQAVADLEAYFGPDAANPIGYIDQDWIQEPWSLGGYVAHTPPGVMTLYGSAIREPCGLIHWAGTETATEWTGYLDGALQSGIRAAEEVRASLE